DNA sequence from the Vicia villosa cultivar HV-30 ecotype Madison, WI linkage group LG3, Vvil1.0, whole genome shotgun sequence genome:
TCCTTTCTGCATGGCTAACAAATATATTGAAAAGTAAACCTTTAGTTAACGAATCTGCTATCATTAAATTTATACTAATGTGTTCGAATGAAACTAACATTTGACTTATAACAAGAGCGGTTACTCCAACGGACGTTGAAGTACCTAGCTACACCACCAACTGCCGCTTTGATGAGTTGTTCTTCTATATTTGGAGCATCATTCTGGGGAACGGAATAATCTCTTGGACGTTCCATTTTAATAATTTTACCACTCCTCGGATGCAAAACCACTCAAACATTAAAAACATTTCATGTATGaagaacaaaacaaacaataaaaGCACAAACACTTTTCTGCAAAAgtttaaatttcttgcacaaaaggGATCTCAATGGGCGTGCCAATTCGTTTACTTGTGTTTTTAGTAAATAAAATCACAAATTTTCGTTCATTTAAACAATTAAAGTCGAAAAAATATTAAGGACATTTTGTGCAACAAGTTTGAGAAAATGTGTTCAGGCTTGATAACTTAGCGTTTGAATGTATAACAATTGTGCAAGAAATTCAAGAACTAGAATGTAGAGTTGCTTAAAAGATAAATTAAATGAagaaaaatgatcaaaacaatcaAATAACATGTTAAAGTTAAAAGTGAGACACAAACTCATATATTTCTCACAAATTTAGTATCTATGTAACTTGGATGTTTGAATACTATTGAGAACAACAATGAAAAATGTGAATCGTCGTCATGTAAATGAGGTATGTTTACATACTATGTACATCTATAACCATCGACAATGGTCAACTCTTTAACGTTCGACATGTACACCATTACATGACTTTTTATCCTCTGCTTTGCTTCCACGTGTCTTCAGTTCATGAACTGCTGCAAACTGCAACCAATGTCAACAAGTGTCCTTTAATATCTTGACTCCTTGTATCAAACAAACTTGTCCATGTTTCCAACCGCCCATTTCTATAATCAATTTGTTTCCTATCGACTACTTGTTATCTTGGTGTTGAAAACATGTTTTAATTACTTGTGTTTAGCCCGTGTTTTTACTTCACATCTCCACTCCCGTCAAATCTGCTTGAATAAAAAATCACAGACTAACAACATACCATATGAATATTTCATACTACTAGGAGGTAGCGTTAAGCTTTGGAGGAAAGGAGGCATAGGGTCTCTTATTGTGGTTTGTGTAACTCTGGGAGTAGTTGGGAGACTTGTTTATCGTGGTGGGAGAACAACAATAAAAGAAATGCGAAGCCCTGTCACATAAACAAAATTTGTTTATATACTATGTACATTGATAAGTGTCTACAACAGTCAACTCTTTAGCATTCGACACATACATTATTACGTGACCTTTTATCTTCTGGTTTGCTTCGACGTATCTTCAATTCTTGAACTACTGCAAAACCATTACTTCTATCAAAAAACATTATCACGCCCTCCATTTGTCTCTATCGAGATTCAATTTGCTTATTGTCGAATCGCCGCGATTTAGGCATCGAAAACATGAATTAGCTACTTGCGCTTAATCTATATATTTAGCTCACGTCTCTGCTCTTGTTAAATGTGCTTAAATCAAAATTCTCAACTAATTAGATTAGTTGAAAATCTCAAACTAACACGATAATACCTTAAGACAATGGCCTAAATCCTACccctttattattattaatctaaatgcTAAGATAGAATCCCTTAAAAAAAACTCATATGTTAGTTTTTAAGTAAACATATCTTAATCTTTAGATTAAGAATAATAAAAAGATAGAATTTGGTGTCATGACACTTGGTGTCATGAcacttggtgtcatttgattgtGTCTCATATAGTATACTGTATTAAATACATATTTCAGTTCAAAATATATGCAAAAATAATCTATTAAATGATAAAAAGATGGTATTAAGCCATATGTTTTTATCttacttttataattttatatttttagaataaACTATCTATCTAAGAATAAAATATGCCAATGATCTACCTAATATATCCTTTAACTCAAATTTCATTTACCCTAGAAAATACCTTGTTTCGTAATTCactaaaaataatatagtacTAACTAATTAAATGTTTTCTTTCATACAAGTGTCacctaatattttcaaaaagatttttcccTCTCACTCTCTTTCTTCCTTCTTTTCCTCACCTTTCCTATTTCCTTAATTCACTTGTCCACATCATTTCAATGAAGTATTTTTCTCTCTATACtctaatttcaaattttaaatttctcactttcccttttttttatcttctctccctctttgttttattagttttacTCCATGTTTTCTCAACTTCTATTTTTGTTTccatttttttaatcaatgatttttttatgattttttattgtttcgcacaatattcattttaaataaatatctttatttgagacacaaaattcttattttcatatgtaaaaatttctctttttctcaCGGGTCACTGtaaaaaaacacatattttattttaataaacaattatctttatttgagacacgaaattcttatttttaaatgtcaaaatttctcttttttcCACTAACCACCTTCgataaaatacctattttattttaattaaaatagtttttatttgagacacaaaattcttattttaaaatgtcaaattttttattttttttcttttctccatTCACGAGccctttttttctcttctttttgtatgattatttaaatGGAATTAGTAATGAACTAATTTTGAATACTTAAAAAACTCTaacaataaaatcaaatattttatcacTGAAATTCACTATTtccacgggtcactatcaccacaatacattttttattttaattaacaaaatatttgttcaGTTTATTTTGttgcaaataaaattttattaattttgctcatttttgagttttttacatGCATATTTGGATTGTCTCTTAATAATTTTTAGTGTGATTCTTAATTTGTTATATTGATTTCTCTATTCATATTCATATGATCAGTTCATGTAATAAGGTTGAGATATGTGCTCAGtaattattagtttatttatttctaaggtaatatttttttaataaggttAATTTCTAGGCATAGATGAAAGTTAGTGATCTATTATTTGTAAAATCACTATTATTGTTAACACATATAAATAAGtcataaaacataattttaatttaatttaaaattacattTCCATCAAAtaactttatttataaataaatttacccgtacTGATGCACGAGTCTTCGACTAGTTAAAGAAATTAGACtagttaaagaaaaaaaactatgaaCTATCAATTGATTTGTGAAGATAAACTATGTTGCATATTATATAGGGGGCAACTGTCCCGTCCAAACTAAAATGCTTTGGCTGGAGACTCTTGCTGAACAGGTTGCCTACAAGAAAGCAACTCCTTAAAAGAGGAATTATCTCTCAACAGCAGGATGCTGTCTGTGTTATTTGTCAATTAGTGGAAGAAGACTTGAACCACATTATGCTGTGATGGCCTAGATTGAAGCCTTTATGGCTGAAGATTTATCGATGGTTGGAGTTAGACTTGTCTTTAACCCAGAACTGCTGTAGCCATTTGATTATTAGTATTGAATTAATGGCAGGTAAAATGACTAGGAACAGGGCAGGTAGTGTAATTTGGTTAACAATTTTTTGGGGCATTTGGAAGCATAGAAACGATATAGTATTCAACAATATTGTCGTTGTCGATATTGAAGAATTGTTTGGCATGATCATTTGGCTCTCTTGGTGGTGGTTGGCAATAGAATCTAGGGATAGAATTAGGtccaatttttatgattggttccATATAATCCTTACCTATGTTTGTAATCCAGTAAGATCGTTTTGCGTTGCGTTGAATTTCTTGTAAGGATTGGAGTACGTACCCCTAGTACTCCATTCTTTCTATTCAAgagttgcttattaaaaaaaatgacatcTAGTGACATGATCATCTTAATATTTGAAGGCACGTCATTTTTTTGAGAGAGAACAGTTTAAAATTTTTATCTCATATTGACGACATCTAGTGATATGATCATCTTATTGTTTGAAGGTACGTCATTTCTTCTTTGAGAGAGAACAGTTTAAAATTTTTATCTCATATTGACGACATCTAGTGATATGATCATCTTATTGTTTGAAGGTACGTCATTTCTTCGAGAGTGATATGATCATCTTATTGTTTGAAGGTACGTCATTTCTTCGAGAGAGAACCGTTGTTGTCCTCAGCCACGCAAGTATCTCCGATGCTGCTGATCGAATAAAAAAAGTTAGAATATCTGATAATGTAAAACCTAGATCAGCCTTGAAAAGATTATGTGTCGACAACAAGTCAGATTCTTTATTCACATTAGATCTCATAACCTTAAATTCTTTAGGAATATGCTTATCTTGCCTTGCTCTAGATTTATCTCTATTTTGGGGTTCGACTATATCTCCTACCAGATTATGGCGTAAGAAAATTGAATTTGCTACTAATTAATTTCACAAACAAATTTGCCAATGACTACGTAACACCTCAACTTGCTATTTCTAAATTTTTGTTATCAACAGAAATCATTTCTCTACCATACCATTGATAGCAAGAAGAAAATAATTGTTCCATATAATTACAATATATATTCCTCTAGTCTAAATTCGAACTTCCTCATCTCTTTAGTAGCTGCTGTAAGGAAGACATAGCTTTAGCTGAGCCCACTTTCCTGACTAGTAATTTCCAGCTCGCATCATCTTCCTTGTTCTCTTTCTCCATTTTCAAATGAAATTGCCTATCACATTACCGTAAAAACAGACACGTTAACCAAAacctataaataaatattagtaacaAGACAAATAAATTAGTCAAGTACTGACTCACCTtaagaataaaagaaattaagACAGCGACAAGTAAGTTAATTTGGTTCACTAGAAATTTTGGGTGTTAAACTTGATGACTTGGACATTGAAATAGTTAATCTGAGATAAGCTGTCAATTATTAAGCCTATTCTTTTTGTGTGTGGATTTGGTCACTGGCCAAGTCACTATCACTAGCATGCATGGTCACCATGTTGAAGACGTGAAGGTATATAACATTAACAATTGCCAAAGCATATATTGACCATAGTTGATAGTTCTATATGTCTTTAAttactataataataaaaataattattgttaaTGTAACTAAGAAATGTAGTATTATAGTTAGTTTTTCTAGATTTTATATAAAAGTTAAAAGATATAACAAATTAATGATAATGCActttacatattttatttttggtaaaatattttttatatatattttattcttaattaGTGTAGAATCAATTCTTTATCTATTGGTTCACTTCAAAAGATTAATTTGAATATTCACTCTTATTTTAATGGAAAGTTATACaattattacaaaaataaaataaaataaaaaagaaaattagacGCACACAGTCACATGCAATACCACCGAACACATAtagtataaattaataaaatcattATGCAGTCAAAATCTATTTAATTTTGGTATTTAGAGcaactttaattatttataaaaaaaattaaaaaattatttgaattaacttataaaaaaataaaaataaaagtataaaTTTATATCAAACAAATGTTTTTTAATCATAAACTTACAAATTAATAAAAGACATAGACTAAATTCAAATAATAATTTTGCCAAACATAGTTGTCTAACATAATATAATTTGACGTACCTGCATAAAGGGACCTTGCATGAATCTTGATGAATGCAAATACAGGAATGAAGCCTAAAGAGTTGCCACAATCGCTTACACCTCATACACCCTCCCTTGACCCTCTTCTCACACGTGGCAAAATGCCGAATCAGCACCTGCAATCCTTGACACGTGGAGAATTTCGAACAAGGCATCCTCTTCCTCTGTTCTTTAACATCCACATCGTACGGCGCCACGCTGGTACATCCTTCCGTACATATATGTTCCAAACATTCCATTGCTTCACTCAGTTGCATAATCACCTCCTGTTCCTCCCTCTGTCTCTTCATTCTCGACTTCCtctgttaaaaaaaataacaattatcataataaatatgaaacaatttaaataaattattactaaCAAAAGCATAGTTCTAGTTCAGTAGCATATCAGATATAATAAGACATCATACAAGGAAGGCATATCTCATTTATCAACAACTACTAGGCTACTACAAAAAAATTATAGTTATAATTACCGATTTGTCCTCGTTGATGAATTGGACAATGTCCTTTTCGAGCCGAGGATCATTTGTGTGCAAGAATTTCCATCCCTCTGTTTTCTTCACTGATCtgaatttttttctaattaaCATCGCACAGTTGAGGTAAAGATCCGGTGCATCGCAGAGCCTTGCTAAATGCAACACGTCCACTACATTTTCTATAGTCGCAAGTTTGGACAAACCAGTAACGCAACTCTGCTTCAGCTTTGGCACTGAATACGCGTGCGATAATGAAAGAAGGTGTATTCCGTAATTTTCCATATCCTCCTCGCTGCACCTGCACATGCATACACCCGATTAATACTCAGGGGTCAGTATAGTCTTTTCGGAAATAAATATTGAATTTAGTAGTTGTTTTGTATCTAACTGACCTGGAGGTGTAGAGGAAACGTACAAAGGCTGTGACGGCGTCGTATGGTACGCCGCGGATTTCGACGATTCTGTTGGATTTTATCATGTTATCTAGAACTGGGGACGCTGAAGCCttttgagaaagaaaaaaaaaaggaaattaagTTAATTGAGAATAAAATATATTGATTCTTGATGAGTGAAGAAAAATGGACTAGTACTAGTAAGTACCAAAATGGCTGCATCAGCTGGAATTCGGGTTCCTCTGGGACCGTTGATGTAAAGATCGGGTTTAGTGGAGGAGGTGATGGTAGAAAGCAGAGCATCCATGATGAGTTAGATTAAATTGGTTGAGATGAAAattaaggaaaaagaaaaaatgaaaaccaCTATATATAAATGGATGGTGGTGGGGATGAAGTGTGGATCATGTGGAAAGCACACTGAAATGATGGGTATATAATCCATGGGAATGGAATGTCGGCTTGAATTATTGACCGTTTGATCTAAGTTAAAAGAGATATGATTGGAGCCGTTAGATCTGAAATTTCTATTTTAGACACAATTGGGTCGGTACCTAACATATTTGTTAAGTGTGTCTAGAATATTATTCTATTTGTTCTAAATAACTTTTGCCATATGTTTTcaatttataattttactttatgttttatttataataacaatttattataaagctctatgtcttttatttttataaatatttttaattttaattgaatatatattctagttcttataaaaaatttattataaagctctatgtcttttatttttataaatattttaattttaattttaattttatatatattctagttcttataaaaaatttaatgtatATAATTTTAGtctctattattttttataattgtttaattatcttttaaattttaaatttttttatcatttttttagaatattgtaaaatatttatttattgaatttataattttttataataaaatataaattatttaaatttttaaaaataatgataaaagtaataaaaatttcGACTAATAcattaagttttaaaatttttttaaagaattttttataACCTTCTAAATATGtatgtaaaataattattaaaaaatacttatatataaatcatatcatttattttataatgattaaaaataaaattttataattttataagaataaaaaaatatttaattctatatataataagactccaaaataaaaattattaaaattataattagacTACAATGTAAAAAATATGACATATATATGTCACTAAATGTATTTTAGAATTCTAGTGcttttatataattcaatttaTAATTTGCCATCATAAAAAACGATTTATATGTGCAACACACACAATTCATGAATAAACTATCACACACATTTAACAAAAATACTTATATTTTTAGATTACTTGTTATGCACATTTTACGCCATCCACTCATTATCCATTTGTATTATTTATAGAcggttaaaataaaatttagatttttccaaaaattcacCGCCTATAATTCACtgtatttctgtttttttaaaataacttaatGTTAATATacaaacttttatatatatatatatatatatatatatatatatatatatataacggttgagatttggtgtcaaattaaactttggcaccttggtgtcatttgatcctatatatatatatatatatatatatatatatatatatatatatatatatatatatatatatatatatatatatatatatatatatatatatatttgagagactattgttaaaaaaattcaaatttgagATCTTGATATCATGATTTTAACATTATTCTAATTTTTATGAAAACGTACATGAATTCATTTGGTGACAATTGTTACTCGGTTTTTAATTTCTTGATTGAAATTTCTCTTTCATCTCTTCCTTCTTTttcatctctttcttctttctcatGTGTATCTTTGATAATGAAGAtgctattttatttgatttttgaataaacCGAAAGACTGGAAAAATTAGTACGCTACTTTTCCAAAGTGTCTATTTTTTAAGTATCTTATTCCTAGTTGTTTCCAATAGTTACGTTGACTTAATTATCCATCAACCCAAATATTCATCTTAATTTCATTAAGgtatcttttatttaaatttttatttttatttacatgAGTGATATTTAATGGATTAATAAATTTAGAGATGGCAAGAAGACCCGCACTTGCGGGGCCcgcccgcacccgaacccgaatcaacgggtgaaaacccgagttgactgcgTTTGGATTCGGATGGCACCCGTATTTCGGGTgcaggtttgggtagtgtgaaacccgcatccgaaacccgaaatcacatcCGTTTATAATTTAAAGGTGCTGCTTTAGGTTCACATGAGAAAGCCCTTTATGAAAGTGCTGCCTTAGAATAAACCGAAAgactggagtaagaatatccctcctctatatataaaTTAATCCAACTGTCTCCCACTTGACTCATGTGATAACTTGATGTTTCAATCTTATACCATAAAATAGTCATGCACCATTAATTGAAAATACCAAGCCATTATCTTTAATGAATTGATATAATCAGATCATCACGGTTACAAATTATACATCAATTTGATTCTTTCCATGTATCACGAATCAATTCATTTCAAATAACTTTATGGATACAATAATGTATCACATTGTTGTGCAATTAAGAGTACTATCTTTTTTCATCAGCGTTCTTAAATGAAATATACTAAGCCTAACTATTTACTGTGCATGCATAACACAAAGCTAAATCCATTTTTTTTGCAacagaccaaaaacatatttgcaAGTGTCATTCCAAAATGTTTATGAATTATGCAGACAATTATGAAAGCATGCCAGAACATATAGGAATTAGGTTCAACGAGCAGGTTTTGAATAAACTTCAGTGCTTCAGCAAGCTTACCGAAACAACCGAGCAAATAGACCATAGCATAATAATGTTCCAAGCCTAGTATAATAAAGTATTCTTTAGTGATCCAAAAGAAAACACTCTTTTCTTTATCCCCCATTCCAGCATGACCTCTCTCCATAAAATAGAGAGAACGAAAGTACATCAAAGCCtttatattttgacaatatctcAATGCACCTCATGAATCTCTTACACACCGtgcgaaattttaaaattttccctAGCTTCCCTAGATGCACTTCTGAAAGCACCctgattttggaaaaaaatgtgtttccttccatagatgcatctacgaaaggtgGTAAGAGTGTTTCGTAGGTGCATATATAGAACAATCTGCTAAATTTTCAAATCATGTTcatttcactcaaaaactcaattttgaatacaataatattttaaaatacaaatataaaactAAAGAAACGCATTTTAAATACAATAGTaggtaaataaataatacatcGTATAAATAATGTCGGTCATAATGTCAAATGCATCATCAAAATAACATAAGTAACATACATACATCATCAAAGAAACTACAAACAAAAAAATAGACCACATGCATCATTACCAGACATCATTACTGTGTGTCGTACCTCATCATGCTGCTCTCCACCACATCCTCCGCCTCCCCCTCTGCGTCCACCACGGCCTCTCCCGACTCTGCCTCTAGCGTCCAGTGCCCCACCAGTCCTGGCACGATTTCTACGGTATACATATGCCTTATGTGCCAGCCTAATCATAGTATCCACTACACGCCTC
Encoded proteins:
- the LOC131656229 gene encoding BTB/POZ and TAZ domain-containing protein 1-like; protein product: MDALLSTITSSTKPDLYINGPRGTRIPADAAILASASPVLDNMIKSNRIVEIRGVPYDAVTAFVRFLYTSRCSEEDMENYGIHLLSLSHAYSVPKLKQSCVTGLSKLATIENVVDVLHLARLCDAPDLYLNCAMLIRKKFRSVKKTEGWKFLHTNDPRLEKDIVQFINEDKSRKSRMKRQREEQEVIMQLSEAMECLEHICTEGCTSVAPYDVDVKEQRKRMPCSKFSTCQGLQVLIRHFATCEKRVKGGCMRCKRLWQLFRLHSCICIHQDSCKVPLCRQFHLKMEKENKEDDASWKLLVRKVGSAKAMSSLQQLLKR